ACTCTGCTCGGCACCGGTGCCCCCGCGGGACTGCCCCGCCCCGACTGCCCCTGCGCGGCGTGTGCGACCGCGCTGGGGCCGCACGCCCGGGCGGCGACCGCGCTGCTCCTGGACGGCGCGCTGCTGCTGGACCTGACGCCGGGGGCGGCCCTCGCGGCGGCGCGTGCGGGGCGGTCGCTGGGCGGGGTGCGGCAGGTGCTGCTGTCGCATCCGCACGACGGGCCGGCCGTCGAGGTGCCGGCCGGGCTGCCGCAGCCGGGGCGGGTGCCGGACGGGCGGGAGCTGGCGCTGCTGACGGGGCACCGGGTGCGGGCGGTGGCGATGGACTCGCCGGGCACGGGGTACGCGGTGTCGGGGCCGGACGGGCGGCGGCTGCTGTACCTGCCGCCCGGGGGTGCCCCGGCCGGCCTGGAGGAGGGCACGGCGCACGCGGAGCCGTACGACATGGTGCTGGCCGACGTGGTGGGGCGTCCCGACGCGCTGGCGCGGCTGCGGGCGGTGGGGGCGGTCGGGCCGACGACGGACGTGGTCGCCGTGCATCTCGATCACGACGTGCCGCCGGGGCCGGAGCTGCACCGGCGGCTGGCCGCGGCCGGGGCGCGGGCGGTGCCGGACGGGGCGACGCTGGCGGTCGGGGCGTACGAGGACGTGCCGGACGTGCCGCGGCGGACGCTGGTGCTGGGCGGGGCGCGGTCCGGGAAGTCGGTGGAGGCCGAGCGGCGGCTGGAGGCGTTCCCGGACGTGGTCTACGTGGCGACCGGGGGGACGCGCGGCGGGGACGGGGAGTGGGCGGCCCGGGTGGCGGCGCACCGGGAGCGGCGGCCGGGCTCGTGGCGGACCGTGGAGACGTGCGACCTGGTGCCGCTGCTGAAGGACGAGGGGCCGCCGCTGCTGGTCGACTGCCTGTCGCTGTGGCTGACCGACGCGATGGACTCGGTCGGGGCGTGGGACGACGCGGAGTGGGCGGACGGCGGTGAGCGGGCCCTGCGGGACCGGGTGCGGGAGCTGGCGGCGGCGGTGCGGGAGGCCCGCCGGGTCGTGGTCGCCGTGTCGAACGAGGTGGGCTCCGGGATCGTGCCGGCGACGGCGTCGGGGCGGCGGTACCGCGACGAGCTGGGACGGCTGAACGCGGCGGTCGCCGGGGAGTGCGAGCAGGTGGTGCTGGTGGTGGCGG
Above is a genomic segment from Streptomyces glaucescens containing:
- a CDS encoding bifunctional adenosylcobinamide kinase/adenosylcobinamide-phosphate guanylyltransferase: MELTLLGTGAPAGLPRPDCPCAACATALGPHARAATALLLDGALLLDLTPGAALAAARAGRSLGGVRQVLLSHPHDGPAVEVPAGLPQPGRVPDGRELALLTGHRVRAVAMDSPGTGYAVSGPDGRRLLYLPPGGAPAGLEEGTAHAEPYDMVLADVVGRPDALARLRAVGAVGPTTDVVAVHLDHDVPPGPELHRRLAAAGARAVPDGATLAVGAYEDVPDVPRRTLVLGGARSGKSVEAERRLEAFPDVVYVATGGTRGGDGEWAARVAAHRERRPGSWRTVETCDLVPLLKDEGPPLLVDCLSLWLTDAMDSVGAWDDAEWADGGERALRDRVRELAAAVREARRVVVAVSNEVGSGIVPATASGRRYRDELGRLNAAVAGECEQVVLVVAGQALVLRG